In Flavobacterium sp. CBA20B-1, one DNA window encodes the following:
- a CDS encoding twin-arginine translocase TatA/TatE family subunit: MNFLAVFLGMVSPWQIILIVAVILLMFGGRKIPELMRGLGSGIKEFKDATKDDENKDQSKKE, translated from the coding sequence ATGAATTTTTTAGCAGTGTTTTTAGGAATGGTTAGTCCGTGGCAAATAATTTTAATTGTTGCTGTGATTTTATTAATGTTTGGTGGACGAAAAATTCCGGAATTGATGCGTGGTTTAGGTTCTGGGATTAAAGAGTTTAAAGACGCTACAAAAGATGACGAAAACAAAGATCAATCTAAAAAAGAATAG
- a CDS encoding LPXTG cell wall anchor domain-containing protein → MFYYKQRDFKNALYYAIESEAFNEEINNLYNLNAVIITIGNIYSHTRYYGKAVTYFTQAKDYYQSKKEYNHQRSYVVTLYCLGKTYWQLKDINKLSATIQESEQAIPLLKSKHQKLENAYLEYIKGGSAFLQKNNVAANEHFTNALTVIKQNGDFTNEHVIYLYLGKMLWEQNQKAEAMAYFTKIDTLFQEKNFLNYELREAYDYLIAYYNETNQPQLQLNATNSLTALNQQFEKEQQSITSVLHQDLEEKKISSQWQKLVNKYNLWISVLGGVLILIAGYLFWKRKNRKEQQPNESPMHAKEHEAITAEDIVEVDDKALPEQQVVEEIEIEKEAAATDNETTHPIEEIPAFDEATPEITEAAPIAKTPIVLSPTEQRLLEGLERFEKEKGFLKVINLDGLAKELKTTRSTLSPLLNEHKKGYNAYINSLRIEQAITDLKVDKELRKKTVKELSVIYGNLHPKTFASLFKVISGKTPALFIENLDKEEE, encoded by the coding sequence GTGTTTTACTATAAGCAACGCGATTTTAAAAATGCGTTGTACTATGCCATAGAGTCGGAAGCTTTTAACGAGGAAATAAATAATTTGTATAATTTGAATGCGGTCATTATTACAATAGGTAATATTTATAGTCATACACGGTATTACGGCAAAGCGGTTACTTATTTTACCCAAGCAAAAGACTATTACCAATCTAAAAAAGAGTACAACCACCAAAGAAGTTACGTTGTTACCTTATATTGTTTAGGTAAAACCTATTGGCAATTAAAAGATATAAACAAACTAAGCGCTACAATACAAGAAAGTGAACAGGCTATTCCACTTTTAAAATCGAAACACCAAAAATTAGAAAACGCTTATTTAGAATATATAAAAGGAGGTTCAGCTTTTTTGCAGAAAAATAATGTGGCTGCCAATGAGCATTTTACAAATGCACTAACCGTTATTAAACAAAACGGCGATTTTACCAACGAACACGTTATATATTTGTATTTGGGAAAAATGTTGTGGGAACAAAACCAGAAAGCCGAAGCTATGGCATATTTCACAAAAATAGACACCCTTTTTCAGGAGAAAAACTTCTTAAACTATGAGTTGCGTGAAGCCTATGATTATTTAATAGCCTATTACAATGAAACCAATCAACCGCAGCTGCAATTAAATGCTACAAATAGCCTTACGGCATTAAACCAACAATTTGAAAAGGAACAGCAAAGCATTACAAGTGTTTTACACCAAGATTTAGAAGAAAAAAAAATAAGCTCGCAATGGCAAAAGCTTGTAAATAAATACAATTTATGGATCAGTGTTTTAGGAGGTGTTTTAATACTAATCGCTGGTTATTTGTTTTGGAAAAGAAAAAATAGAAAAGAACAGCAACCAAATGAAAGCCCAATGCATGCAAAAGAGCATGAAGCAATTACTGCTGAAGATATTGTGGAAGTTGATGACAAGGCACTGCCAGAGCAACAAGTTGTTGAAGAAATAGAAATAGAAAAAGAAGCAGCTGCTACCGATAACGAAACCACACATCCAATAGAAGAAATACCGGCTTTCGATGAAGCTACACCAGAAATAACCGAAGCAGCACCAATAGCGAAAACACCTATTGTTTTATCGCCAACCGAACAGCGATTGCTAGAAGGCTTAGAGCGTTTTGAAAAGGAAAAAGGTTTTTTAAAAGTAATAAATTTAGACGGCTTGGCGAAAGAACTGAAAACCACCCGCAGCACCCTTTCGCCTCTTTTGAATGAGCATAAAAAGGGTTATAATGCTTATATAAACAGCTTGCGCATAGAACAAGCAATTACCGATTTAAAAGTAGATAAAGAACTACGAAAAAAAACGGTCAAAGAACTGTCGGTTATCTATGGTAATTTGCACCCCAAAACATTTGCCAGTTTGTTTAAGGTAATTTCAGGTAAAACGCCTGCTTTGTTTATTGAAAACTTGGACAAAGAAGAGGAATAG
- a CDS encoding carboxypeptidase-like regulatory domain-containing protein produces the protein MKKLLFLLLITPMCVFAQISGKVVNTENKPLPLTNIWVLDGSDGATTDSLGMFYIPSALATDTLIFNASGHTIFKEEASKTTNVILEAYEIPQPALLVLPEKSFHHTIGNAHYENMYFTPGNVPYMYGRFFENNAEIKSVQYIDKVIVYTKSAVAAATIKIRFLRMNEYGCPSDDLLVDPIIATVKRGTKKNLINVLKHNIKIPKNGIFVAVEWLITENNQFRAANFVKGDQLFEDFRYQPDVMNNKVEKTASFRYMHGEWFPNDQFQPRNPNAPKEIVDPAIGLILSN, from the coding sequence ATGAAAAAGTTGCTGTTTCTTTTATTAATAACTCCAATGTGTGTGTTTGCACAGATTAGCGGCAAGGTGGTGAACACCGAAAACAAACCGTTGCCACTGACAAATATTTGGGTTTTAGATGGAAGCGACGGCGCTACAACCGATTCGTTGGGTATGTTCTATATACCGTCGGCATTGGCAACAGACACGTTGATTTTCAATGCTTCGGGACACACAATCTTTAAAGAAGAAGCATCAAAAACCACAAATGTAATATTAGAAGCTTACGAAATTCCACAGCCTGCATTGCTGGTTTTGCCCGAAAAATCGTTTCATCACACCATTGGCAATGCACATTATGAAAACATGTATTTCACGCCAGGAAATGTACCGTATATGTATGGTCGGTTTTTTGAAAACAATGCCGAAATAAAATCAGTTCAATATATTGATAAAGTAATTGTTTATACCAAAAGCGCCGTGGCTGCAGCCACCATCAAAATTCGGTTTTTACGAATGAATGAATACGGTTGTCCAAGCGATGATTTATTGGTTGATCCTATCATTGCAACAGTTAAACGCGGCACTAAGAAAAATTTAATCAACGTTTTAAAACACAATATTAAAATTCCAAAAAATGGTATTTTTGTGGCAGTAGAATGGTTAATAACCGAAAACAATCAATTTAGAGCAGCAAATTTTGTAAAAGGCGACCAATTGTTTGAAGATTTTCGTTACCAGCCCGATGTGATGAACAATAAAGTAGAAAAAACGGCTTCGTTTCGGTACATGCACGGCGAATGGTTTCCAAACGATCAGTTTCAGCCAAGAAATCCAAATGCACCAAAAGAAATTGTTGATCCTGCAATTGGATTGATTTTATCAAATTAG
- a CDS encoding twin-arginine translocase TatA/TatE family subunit, whose protein sequence is MGRFGATEIILIVAVLLLLFGGKKIPELMKGLGSGIKEFKDATKDNSGATTNSNKKNDSETKSE, encoded by the coding sequence ATGGGAAGATTTGGTGCAACAGAAATAATATTAATAGTAGCTGTTTTATTATTACTTTTCGGCGGAAAAAAGATTCCAGAATTGATGAAAGGATTAGGTTCGGGGATTAAAGAATTTAAAGATGCTACCAAAGACAATAGCGGAGCAACTACAAATTCGAATAAAAAGAACGATTCAGAAACAAAATCAGAATAA
- a CDS encoding DUF1294 domain-containing protein encodes MKFVFIYLIIVNYIAFSLYHLDKQRAIKGKQRISEKNLLTIAAFGGTLGAYIGMQKYRHKTKKLSFQLWFYGILILQIIFFFAIYKKRFFI; translated from the coding sequence ATGAAATTTGTATTTATATACTTAATTATTGTAAACTACATTGCCTTTAGCTTGTACCATTTAGACAAGCAGCGGGCAATTAAGGGCAAACAGCGTATTTCTGAAAAAAACCTGTTAACTATTGCTGCGTTTGGTGGAACTTTGGGTGCTTATATTGGCATGCAGAAATACCGACACAAAACCAAAAAACTGAGTTTTCAATTGTGGTTTTACGGTATTTTAATTTTACAGATTATCTTCTTTTTTGCTATTTATAAGAAAAGGTTTTTTATTTGA
- a CDS encoding Tex family protein — MNTIQYIKEKVTVSDKSIQNTLELLAQDCTIPFIARYRKDATGNLDEVQIEQIAKLSNQFETIIKRKEAVLASIEEQGQLTDFLKDKIQQSFDLVEIEDLYLPFKKKRKTKADTAREAGLEPLAKMIMSQNVDDLEYTAERYLNSKVFSSEDALQGARDIIAEWINENIFVRKALRRKFQRHAEISTKVVKTKKDEDAAKKFEQYFDWNEPLFKAPAHRLLAMLRANNEGFVKLDVSIDKTEAITFIEDAVIKNKNHETAAEISKAVADSYKRLLEPALSNEVLQEYKLKADLQSIGVFSENLSQLLLSAPLGEKRVMGIDPGFKTGCKVVCIDENGNLLYNETIFPHAPQKDIAMATKKVRSMANSYKIDAIAIGNGTASRETEFFIKKVAFDKPLQVFVVSEAGASVYSASKIAREEFPNYDVTVRGAVSIGRRLQDPLAELVKIDPKSIGVGQYQHDVDQTLLKEELDQVVVRCVNKIGINLNTASKSLLSYVSGIGEKLAEKIVAYRAENGAFTNRKELKNVPRLGEKAYQQAAAFVRIVNGDFVLDNSAVHPEAYNLVEKMAKDLKINANELIGNKSAIEKINPSNYISEQFGMHYINDLLKELEKPGLDPRKKAKVLEFDASLKSINDVEVGKVYNGIINNITNFGCFVDIGIKESGLVHISQLKEGFVSDVNEVVKLHEHVQVKVLEVDQQKKRLQLSMIL, encoded by the coding sequence ATGAACACTATTCAATACATAAAGGAAAAAGTTACCGTTTCCGATAAATCCATACAAAACACCTTAGAATTATTAGCTCAAGATTGCACCATTCCGTTTATCGCAAGGTATAGAAAAGATGCTACGGGCAATTTAGATGAAGTTCAAATTGAACAAATTGCCAAACTTTCTAATCAGTTTGAAACAATTATCAAACGGAAAGAAGCCGTTTTGGCATCGATAGAAGAACAAGGTCAGTTAACCGATTTTTTGAAAGATAAAATTCAGCAGTCTTTTGATTTGGTCGAAATTGAAGATTTATATCTTCCCTTTAAAAAGAAAAGGAAAACCAAAGCCGACACTGCTCGTGAAGCCGGATTAGAACCCTTGGCAAAAATGATCATGTCGCAAAATGTAGATGATCTGGAATACACTGCCGAAAGATATTTAAACAGTAAAGTTTTTTCTTCTGAAGATGCTTTGCAAGGTGCTAGAGATATTATTGCCGAATGGATCAACGAAAATATTTTTGTTCGAAAAGCACTTCGACGCAAGTTTCAGCGCCATGCAGAAATTTCGACAAAAGTTGTGAAAACTAAGAAAGACGAAGATGCCGCAAAGAAATTTGAACAGTATTTTGATTGGAACGAACCTTTGTTTAAAGCACCCGCCCACCGATTATTGGCAATGTTGCGCGCCAATAACGAAGGTTTTGTAAAGCTTGATGTAAGCATTGATAAAACCGAAGCCATTACATTTATAGAAGATGCCGTAATTAAAAACAAAAACCACGAAACAGCTGCTGAAATTTCCAAAGCAGTTGCCGATTCGTACAAGCGTTTGTTAGAACCGGCGTTGTCTAACGAAGTGTTGCAGGAATACAAGCTAAAAGCCGATTTACAGTCGATCGGTGTTTTTTCAGAGAATTTATCGCAGTTGTTATTGTCGGCACCATTAGGTGAAAAACGTGTCATGGGAATCGACCCTGGATTTAAAACCGGCTGTAAAGTTGTGTGTATCGATGAAAACGGAAATCTGTTGTACAACGAAACCATATTTCCCCACGCACCACAAAAAGATATTGCCATGGCTACCAAAAAAGTACGTTCAATGGCAAATTCGTATAAAATTGATGCTATTGCCATTGGCAACGGAACGGCGAGTCGCGAAACAGAATTCTTTATTAAAAAAGTAGCGTTTGATAAGCCTTTGCAAGTTTTTGTGGTGAGTGAAGCAGGCGCATCGGTTTATTCGGCATCAAAAATTGCTCGTGAGGAATTTCCAAATTATGATGTTACTGTTCGCGGTGCTGTTTCTATTGGTCGCAGATTGCAAGATCCGTTGGCAGAATTGGTAAAAATCGATCCAAAGTCAATAGGAGTAGGGCAGTATCAACACGATGTGGATCAAACTTTGTTGAAAGAAGAATTGGATCAGGTGGTGGTTCGATGCGTTAATAAAATCGGAATCAACTTAAATACGGCAAGTAAATCGCTGTTGAGTTACGTTTCAGGTATCGGTGAAAAATTGGCAGAAAAGATTGTTGCCTACCGAGCAGAAAATGGAGCTTTTACCAATAGAAAAGAGTTGAAAAACGTACCGCGTTTGGGCGAAAAAGCGTATCAGCAAGCAGCAGCTTTTGTTAGAATTGTAAACGGAGATTTTGTGCTGGATAATTCGGCAGTGCATCCGGAAGCTTACAATTTGGTTGAAAAAATGGCAAAAGATTTAAAAATTAATGCCAATGAATTAATCGGAAATAAATCAGCTATCGAAAAGATCAATCCATCAAACTATATTTCAGAGCAATTTGGAATGCATTATATAAACGATTTGTTGAAAGAATTGGAAAAACCGGGATTAGATCCACGCAAAAAAGCAAAAGTTTTGGAATTTGATGCTTCTTTAAAATCGATAAACGATGTTGAGGTGGGCAAAGTGTACAACGGCATTATTAACAATATCACCAATTTTGGTTGTTTTGTAGATATCGGTATTAAAGAAAGCGGTTTGGTGCATATCTCACAGTTGAAAGAAGGTTTTGTTTCGGATGTAAACGAGGTGGTGAAACTACACGAACATGTGCAGGTAAAAGTATTGGAAGTAGATCAGCAGAAAAAGCGTTTGCAGCTTAGCATGATTCTTTAA
- the rpiB gene encoding ribose 5-phosphate isomerase B, which produces MKIAIGNDHAGPEYKKALVQMLQDKGIEVVNYGTDTFDSVDYPDFGHKVAQDVEDNKVDYGIVICGSGNGIAMSANKHQGVRCALCWTKEIAVLARQHNNANVISIPARFTAIPQVLEMVDAFLTTEFEGGRHETRVNKIACS; this is translated from the coding sequence ATGAAAATTGCAATAGGAAACGATCACGCAGGTCCGGAATATAAAAAAGCGTTGGTGCAAATGCTTCAGGACAAAGGAATTGAAGTGGTAAATTACGGAACCGACACGTTTGATTCTGTTGATTATCCGGATTTTGGACATAAAGTAGCCCAAGATGTTGAAGACAACAAGGTAGATTATGGAATTGTAATCTGTGGTTCGGGTAACGGAATTGCCATGAGTGCAAACAAACATCAGGGTGTTCGTTGTGCCTTGTGTTGGACAAAAGAAATTGCCGTTTTGGCTCGCCAGCATAACAACGCAAACGTTATTTCTATTCCGGCTCGCTTTACAGCTATTCCGCAAGTTTTAGAAATGGTTGATGCTTTTTTAACCACTGAATTTGAAGGCGGACGCCACGAAACCCGTGTAAATAAAATTGCTTGTAGTTAA
- a CDS encoding LysE family translocator, producing the protein MDNFLTGISLGFFLSFMIGPVFFILIETSITKGFKAALTFDAGVIIADICFILIAYFSSFQLINRIKDDPALFLFGGMIMITYGIISFVRLQKLKKAEIHIEATNYKNNYFSLFAKGFLLNFINVGVLGFWLAIIITIGPQLEMNHGKMINFFAFVIGAYLLTDIFKMLLAKQLKNKLTPKNILKVKKISCIILIIFGTVIMSKSFIKNEPDFIKNNIPIATP; encoded by the coding sequence ATGGACAATTTTTTAACAGGAATATCGCTTGGTTTTTTTCTCAGTTTCATGATTGGGCCTGTTTTTTTTATTTTGATTGAAACCAGCATCACCAAAGGATTTAAAGCGGCGTTAACGTTTGATGCCGGCGTGATTATTGCCGATATTTGTTTTATTTTAATCGCCTATTTCAGTAGTTTTCAATTAATTAACCGAATAAAAGACGATCCGGCACTTTTTCTTTTTGGAGGAATGATTATGATTACCTATGGAATAATCTCTTTTGTTCGATTGCAAAAATTAAAAAAAGCCGAAATTCATATTGAAGCTACTAACTACAAAAACAATTACTTTTCGTTGTTTGCCAAAGGATTTTTATTGAATTTCATAAACGTTGGTGTGTTGGGCTTTTGGTTGGCAATTATTATCACCATTGGACCACAATTGGAAATGAACCATGGAAAAATGATTAATTTCTTTGCTTTTGTAATTGGTGCATATTTACTTACAGACATCTTTAAAATGCTTTTAGCCAAACAGTTAAAAAACAAACTAACGCCAAAAAACATTTTAAAAGTTAAAAAAATCAGTTGTATTATTTTAATTATTTTCGGAACAGTCATCATGTCTAAATCGTTCATAAAAAACGAACCCGATTTTATTAAAAACAACATTCCTATCGCTACTCCTTAA
- the rnr gene encoding ribonuclease R, producing MTKKIKKFHKKPGKDFSGKILKLLAQNSSKIFNYKQIAAVFEVTDTKGRNEIIKELKYLVSKQKIEEVDRGKYRIVEQSSYFEGTIDMTARKAAYFVCDEFDEDPFIPTNNLNKALHGDKVKAYVYNKRKGKKPEAEVIEILERKKDEFVGVIQINGTFAFVVTANPKMYVDLFIPKEKFGGAENGDVVLVKMNDWPEKANNPYGEVVKVLGKPGEHNTEMHAILAEYGLPTDFPVEVEAFAQKLDTSITEEEIAKRRDMRDVLTFTIDPRDAKDFDDALSYQVLENGNYEIGVHIADVSHYVQEGTILDEEAYNRATSIYLVDRVVPMLPEVLSNFACSLRPNEEKYTFSAVFELNKKAEIVNSWFGRTVIYSDKRFAYEEAQVIIETKANTIPAEISLTNQDQTIEKPIVDAILTMDDLAKKMRAKRMAAGAISFDKVEVKFHLDENDEPTGVYFKVSKDANHLIEEFMLLANRKVSEFVGKQKKTFIYRVHDEPDQDKLFNLQSVISKFGYGINFKSKKDISQSLNKLLSDVQGKKEQNLVDTLAIRSMSKAAYSTENIGHYGLAFDYYSHFTSPIRRYPDVMVHRLLQSYLDGAKSADEEVYEEKSVHCSQMENLAANAERDSIKYMQVKYMQDHKDQEFLGVISGVTEWGIYVEIVENKCEGMVRIREIKDDYYTFDEQQYALVGEVTKNLLQLGDEVIVKVKNADLVKKQLDFTFIKKVHAE from the coding sequence ATGACAAAGAAAATTAAAAAATTCCATAAAAAACCAGGCAAAGACTTCTCTGGAAAAATTTTAAAATTATTGGCTCAAAACAGTTCTAAAATATTCAACTATAAACAAATAGCTGCTGTTTTTGAAGTTACCGATACCAAAGGACGAAACGAAATTATTAAAGAATTAAAATATCTAGTTTCTAAACAAAAAATCGAGGAAGTGGATCGGGGCAAATACCGCATTGTGGAACAATCGAGCTATTTTGAAGGAACCATTGATATGACGGCTCGAAAAGCGGCTTATTTTGTTTGTGACGAATTCGATGAAGATCCATTTATTCCTACAAACAACCTCAACAAAGCGCTTCATGGCGATAAGGTAAAAGCTTATGTTTACAACAAGCGTAAAGGCAAAAAACCCGAAGCCGAAGTTATTGAGATTTTAGAGCGTAAAAAAGATGAATTTGTTGGTGTAATTCAGATAAACGGCACATTTGCTTTCGTTGTAACGGCAAACCCAAAAATGTATGTGGATTTGTTTATTCCGAAAGAAAAATTTGGAGGTGCCGAAAACGGCGATGTGGTTTTGGTTAAAATGAACGATTGGCCCGAGAAAGCAAACAATCCGTACGGTGAAGTGGTTAAAGTTTTAGGAAAACCGGGCGAACACAATACCGAAATGCACGCTATTTTGGCTGAATACGGTTTACCGACCGATTTCCCTGTAGAAGTTGAAGCTTTTGCGCAAAAATTAGATACTTCGATTACCGAAGAAGAAATTGCCAAACGCCGCGATATGCGTGATGTGTTAACATTTACGATTGATCCGCGCGATGCAAAAGATTTTGATGACGCCTTATCTTATCAGGTTTTAGAAAATGGAAATTACGAAATTGGCGTTCATATTGCCGATGTTTCGCATTATGTGCAAGAAGGAACCATTCTAGATGAAGAAGCTTATAACCGTGCCACATCAATTTATTTGGTGGATCGTGTGGTGCCGATGCTTCCCGAAGTATTATCAAACTTTGCGTGTTCGTTACGACCAAATGAAGAAAAATACACCTTTTCAGCCGTTTTTGAATTAAACAAAAAAGCCGAAATTGTAAATTCGTGGTTTGGCAGAACCGTAATTTATTCAGATAAACGTTTTGCTTACGAAGAAGCGCAGGTTATTATTGAAACCAAAGCGAATACAATTCCTGCCGAAATATCGTTGACCAACCAAGATCAAACCATAGAAAAACCAATTGTCGATGCAATTTTAACAATGGACGATCTGGCTAAAAAAATGCGTGCTAAACGCATGGCTGCAGGTGCTATTTCGTTTGATAAGGTTGAAGTAAAATTTCATTTAGATGAAAACGATGAACCAACAGGCGTTTATTTCAAGGTTTCAAAAGATGCCAATCATTTAATTGAAGAATTCATGTTGTTGGCAAACCGCAAAGTATCCGAATTTGTGGGCAAACAGAAAAAAACCTTTATTTACCGTGTACACGATGAACCCGATCAGGATAAATTGTTCAATTTGCAATCGGTTATTTCAAAATTCGGTTACGGCATCAATTTTAAATCGAAAAAAGATATTTCGCAATCGCTAAATAAACTGTTAAGCGATGTGCAAGGAAAAAAAGAACAAAATTTGGTAGATACACTGGCAATTCGCAGTATGAGCAAAGCCGCGTATTCTACTGAAAACATTGGTCATTACGGTTTGGCGTTCGATTATTATTCGCACTTTACATCGCCTATTCGTCGTTATCCAGACGTTATGGTGCACCGATTGTTGCAAAGTTATTTAGACGGAGCAAAATCGGCAGACGAAGAAGTGTATGAAGAAAAATCGGTACATTGCTCGCAAATGGAAAATTTGGCTGCAAATGCCGAACGCGACAGCATTAAATACATGCAGGTAAAATACATGCAAGACCATAAAGACCAAGAGTTTTTGGGTGTGATTTCGGGCGTTACCGAATGGGGAATTTATGTGGAAATCGTAGAGAACAAATGCGAAGGAATGGTGCGTATTCGAGAAATTAAAGACGATTATTATACATTTGATGAACAGCAATATGCTTTGGTGGGCGAAGTGACCAAGAACCTATTGCAATTGGGCGACGAAGTGATTGTGAAAGTAAAAAATGCCGATTTGGTTAAAAAACAATTAGATTTTACGTTTATTAAAAAGGTACATGCAGAATAA
- a CDS encoding GH3 auxin-responsive promoter family protein, whose translation MSLKSFFAKIFANIVVMQQQKWMIKPVETQQKIFHSLIQQAKHTQFGKDHLFYAIKSYEDFAKYVPVRDYEALKPYVDKVVAGEKNVLWKGKPLYFAKTSGTTSGAKYIPITKESMPYHIEAARNAILFYIQETKKVAFVDGKMIFLQGSPEMTEKNGVKVGRLSGIAAHYVPKYLQKNRLPSWETNCIDDWETKVDAIVQETKNQNMTVISGIPSWVQMYFDLLIQVSNKKVGDLFKNFNLFIYGGVNYEPYRKKFEQLIGRKVDSIELYPASEGFFAYQDSQKAKGMLLLLNAGIFYEFIKADEFYTENPKRNTIGEVELNVNYVIIISTNAGLWAYNIGDTVMFTSLKPYRIVVTGRIKHYISAFGEHVIGKEVEEAMQQALNETDATVTEFTVAPQINPESGLPYHEWLVEFEKEPTNLDDFALKIDAALRKQNVYYDDLIVGSILRTLVITKVPNGGFNEYMKSEGKLGGQNKLPRLANDRKIADFIHKLK comes from the coding sequence ATGTCTTTAAAATCATTTTTTGCCAAGATATTCGCCAACATTGTTGTTATGCAACAGCAAAAATGGATGATAAAACCTGTTGAAACGCAGCAGAAAATTTTTCATTCACTCATTCAGCAAGCAAAACACACACAGTTTGGAAAAGACCATTTGTTTTATGCCATAAAATCGTACGAAGATTTTGCGAAATATGTTCCCGTGCGCGATTACGAAGCCCTAAAACCGTATGTGGATAAAGTAGTTGCCGGTGAAAAAAACGTTTTATGGAAGGGCAAACCGCTTTATTTTGCAAAAACATCGGGTACCACATCCGGTGCAAAGTATATCCCCATTACTAAAGAATCCATGCCTTATCATATCGAAGCGGCTCGAAATGCCATTTTATTTTATATCCAAGAAACCAAAAAAGTCGCTTTTGTTGATGGTAAAATGATCTTTTTACAGGGAAGTCCCGAAATGACGGAGAAAAACGGAGTGAAAGTCGGACGATTATCAGGTATTGCCGCGCATTACGTTCCGAAATACCTGCAAAAAAACCGCTTGCCAAGTTGGGAAACAAATTGTATCGATGATTGGGAAACAAAGGTGGATGCGATTGTGCAAGAAACCAAAAATCAAAACATGACAGTTATCTCTGGAATTCCTTCTTGGGTGCAAATGTATTTCGATCTATTGATTCAGGTTTCAAATAAAAAAGTAGGCGATTTGTTTAAAAATTTCAACTTGTTTATTTATGGCGGCGTGAATTATGAACCTTATCGCAAAAAATTTGAACAATTAATTGGCAGAAAAGTAGATAGTATTGAACTGTATCCGGCATCCGAAGGATTTTTTGCCTATCAAGATTCGCAAAAAGCAAAAGGAATGTTGTTGCTTTTAAACGCAGGTATTTTTTACGAGTTTATTAAAGCCGATGAATTTTATACCGAAAATCCCAAACGTAACACAATAGGTGAAGTGGAATTAAACGTTAATTATGTAATCATTATTAGCACAAATGCCGGTTTGTGGGCCTATAATATTGGCGATACGGTGATGTTTACAAGTTTAAAACCCTATAGAATTGTGGTAACTGGACGCATAAAACACTATATTTCGGCTTTCGGCGAACACGTAATTGGCAAAGAAGTAGAGGAAGCAATGCAGCAAGCTTTAAACGAAACAGATGCTACTGTTACCGAATTTACTGTTGCGCCTCAAATTAACCCCGAAAGTGGACTGCCTTACCATGAATGGTTGGTAGAATTTGAAAAAGAACCAACAAATCTGGACGATTTCGCTTTAAAGATCGATGCTGCGTTAAGAAAACAAAATGTTTATTATGATGATTTAATTGTTGGTAGTATTTTGCGTACTTTAGTAATTACCAAAGTTCCAAATGGAGGTTTTAACGAATACATGAAATCAGAAGGAAAATTGGGCGGACAAAACAAATTGCCGCGTTTGGCAAACGACCGTAAAATTGCCGATTTTATTCACAAATTAAAATAG
- a CDS encoding VCBS domain-containing protein, producing the protein MKKSVTKLCLAGILFFGVISCSSNDDNHVHQESQLEKFKGTWTGTFTGEDEGTWNATIDETGKATGKLFSGNLTFDLIGQVDKEGEINATYTSGSTQVGTMEGMMNESTAAGTWESQLDDIEGTWTGTKN; encoded by the coding sequence ATGAAAAAAAGTGTAACAAAGTTATGCCTTGCAGGTATTTTATTTTTTGGAGTCATTTCGTGCAGCTCAAATGACGACAATCATGTGCATCAGGAAAGCCAATTAGAAAAATTTAAAGGAACATGGACCGGAACATTCACGGGGGAAGACGAAGGTACTTGGAATGCAACTATCGACGAAACCGGAAAAGCAACCGGAAAGTTATTTTCAGGCAATCTTACTTTTGATTTAATCGGGCAGGTGGATAAAGAAGGAGAAATAAACGCAACATATACCAGCGGAAGCACCCAAGTGGGAACTATGGAAGGCATGATGAATGAATCAACTGCAGCGGGTACATGGGAAAGTCAATTAGATGATATAGAAGGCACCTGGACAGGTACTAAAAACTAA